The following nucleotide sequence is from Pungitius pungitius chromosome 6, fPunPun2.1, whole genome shotgun sequence.
GTGGTCATCTCATCCAATCCAGTTAACTAGTTACTACGGTGTGGATTACCAAGGAAAACAACGAGTTTACATGTGGCCGTTACACTGAACACCGAATCAAACTGTGTTTGAGAATGTCCATTGGTTGACTGTATCCAACAGATTTGGTTTTGATTTGTTGCAGGTTATTGTTACAACTCCTATGGAGATGCTGAAAATCCAGCTCCAAGATGCTGGACGAATTGGTAAGAGTAAAGTTCATCCAAGTGGCAGTTTGTGCTAAAGAACCGAGTGTATGAGACAGACCACGGAAATAGTGGCCTCTCGTAGTTATGTCAGAGATTTgatgatggttttatttttacgGGTGTGAATTCAAAATCTCTGCCCACATAGAGTGTAGTTTGTGGTGGTTTCATATGAAGCCGTTGACGTTTGGTAACGTTGTGTTTCCTACACTGCACAGCGGCTCAGAGGAAGCTGATGCCTGAGACGGTGGCAGCAGGTAGTGTGGAGCCCAAGTCTCCAACAGCCATGCAGCTCACCAGGCAACTATTTAGGGAAAAGGGCATTGCTGGGCTGTACAAGGGCCTCGGTGCCACCTTGCTCAGGTACAGCAGAGCTCTCAACTACTTCTACCAACCGGCTTCAATGGACGTCACATGACCCACTGTCTTCtgacttctttttgttttcctcatttcCTAGGGATGTTCCTTTCTCCGTCATctatttccccctttttgccAACCTGAACAACCTGGGCAAAAGGGGCGCAGAGGGGCCCGCCCCCTTCTACGTGTCCTTTGTATCCGGCTGCCTTGCGGGCAGCACCGCGGCTGTTGCCGTCAACCCCGTTGATGGTGagcagcgggaggggggggggggggggacgttgccACGGCATTCGAGTCGATTCCACGTATTCACCTGAGCTCCGTTGTGTTGCAGTGATAAAGACCAGACTGCAGTCGCTGAACCGGGGAAGCACAGAAGACACGTACAGTGGAGTGACTGACTGCATCAGGTGACCTCATTGTGTCTTTACTGCTGCGGCACGTGTGGCGATGCACGTGTCCAGTCAAATGCTTACGCATTTCAGTGCGTTAACGCACAAGAGTATTTTCAAAACTCCTATGAAACATCAGCAATACACAGCTGACACGCTAAGACATAACTTTCACTTTCAGTAACGTGATTTTATTTGCTCTTTAGGAAAATCCTGCGGAATGAGGGACCATCCGCCTTCCTGAAGGGAGCCTACTGTCGAGCCTTGGTCATTGCACCTCTGTTTGGGATCGCCCAGGTGGTCTACTTCTTGGGCGTGGGCGAATATATTCTCGGCTTGACTAAAAAAGACCACTAAGAAGCGCGTCCGACCTGCCTTTCccctcccacaatgcatcgcGCCGACCGCGTTCATCTCATTCTGAAAGAAATTTTCGATGGGTCAAAGCGTGACCGGTCAGTACATGTTGTTTTAAATTTATTGTGTTGAATGTTGAAGTACTTTTAGGAAGGAGCCTTTCTTTTGCCAAGCTGCCTATGGTGGCACACACAACAATCCAGAAAGGCGTGCTGAGCTAGCTCTCTGGAAAGGAAGCCACAAATATCAGTTGGAGTTTTAATTTCagcattttattgcattttatcTAAAATGATTGTCACATTTCCAAAGTACATGTACTGCCCTTGGTTGCTGCGGTTCTGCAAGCCCCACACTACCTTAATTTGAAATAGCATTAGTAGCTGAATGACAGAAGACCATAGTGATCTATTGAAAATGATACATCATAGAATAAATGCGCATACTTTAAAACAGAGACAATAGATTACTAGAATATGCTAAACAAAGAATTGCCCCAGACCGTTTGTCTTATGAATATAGTATATCTAGAATTAGAGCAGAACATAGAGAATGCCTCATGTTCAGAAACAGACCCAGGGAATGAACTCAGCAACATGCAGCCTTTGATTgccttggcttttttttaatttactgcCACCACAATGGTTTGACTGTTTTTGCCTCAGTGAAAAAGATATCTCCTGTTTGCAAGCTGAACTTAAGGGACAGTGTTCAAAACCCGGGCATTacgcagcgcccccccccccccccaccacactgTTCAAAGCTGCCTCTGTGCTCCTTTCCACGGGTTGGAGCCGTCATGCATGTCCCCCCCAATTAGAGACGTCAAGGCAGGAGTTTTGCCTTCGACAGATGATGGAACACTCCTGCTGTGACGTTTGATTCGCTGTGGGCTcagatgaaagcgtcagctgtGAGACCCACCTGGGTCGAATGTCGTATTAATAGGATGCAGGTTATTAGCAGTCATCCATTGTGGAGCCAGTAAGAcctttgataaagtagttcaaaCCACTTCGATCCAGACgtatttattattgtttacaAATGAGTTCACTCTCATTTTCGATTATTTTGTCTGAAGTAGGAAGGACCCAAAGAGCTAATGGTAAATTTATCTTTATGTGTTTTCTGTGCTCTATGATTTTACCAAACATCTCGGCCTGTTTGCTTTAGAGGTTTTGTTTGCTTTAAGCTGCAAAGGGAAAGCGGCCCTGTCGTATCTTGTTTATGCATCACAACGCCGAAGCCCCCGCCATTGGTTTATCTCGCCGGAGATCAAGGTGACTTTGATATGTATTATCCAATCACATTCCTTCCTCGCTCCCACTGTTCCAGCAGCTCCTCGATTATACCGCTGCACCGTAGATACGCGATGCAACTTTTCAATGTTTTATCGTTTGTGGGAGTGAGATGTCTTTATCAGAAATCCTTTCTATAGTCAGTATAGcactatatatttgtatgtgatgttttttctgtgtaaaAGTGTCCAACTTAACTTTCCATGTAAATATGCAGATAATATGAACTCTTATGTTTTAGGatttattgctttgtttgtaCATGATGGCTTATTTGCACACCGAcctctccagcccccccccccccaaatccatAATGTGCTGATTTTATGTTCTGATGACTTGGACATATCAAATGAGGGAACATGTTTTACTGCGGCAAACATCATTCGAACCTGCAGCATGTTGATgaggttttttcttttactatATACTACAGGCGAGGGTTTTTTGGAGCTTCCATTGCTCCTGAGCTGCTGGTTACCGTTTCTTACGGTTTTATCATCCGGGACCAAACGGAACAGCAATTTAATGATGATAGAAAGGTCGGAGGCTTTAGAAGAATGACCTCTGGGACAACTAAAACTGTTCCGCGAGTGAAATATCATCATAAATTACAGCCCGAACGAGGCTTTAAGGGACCCGCTGACGTCCGACTGTAAATCGCAACGTCGCCCGCCCGGTGCTTCTTTCACAAGGTAACCGCAATGTGACATTGGTGCCACTAACCACCAAGGCCGTGCCGGCTGAATCACATGCTAGCTCGAGAATCTCAAAGCCATAGGTGAGGGAGGCACGTTAGAGCCGCTCCACGTGGACTGGCCCCTCCAGCCGTGCTGACAGATGGGCcaacggaaaaaaacaaaaacaaaaaaacatccagtgtgaGCTCGTCTTTTTCAACATTCCGATCGCCAGTTCATCTCACGTATGTCGCTTTGTTGTATTAATGGAACTTGTTGTGTTGAGATTATTGTTATGATTTGAAGAAACTGCCCGTCCCACCAGCCCCtccccttgttgttgttttcagagGCTTTATTTCCTGTATCTTTGTTTGAATCTTGAAAATGTTGTGCAAAGTAATTTTGTTTTACTCAGCTGTGGATCTTCACTGACCTTGTGCATTTGGTTGtatatgtgcgtgcgtgtgcgtgtccgaTTGTGTAGTTCTGTAGTTGATGCGTAATTGTTAGCGTGAACACTGCGGTATTTTTCTCTTTGATTGTCTGACCCGTGTTCTGTCCCCTCCTTCGCTTCTATCTTTCACACTCCTCTgccatctcctccccccccagcaTGCTGTGGGGCTGCAGGGTAGCACAGAGGAGCTCTGAAACACCAAATGTATGACTTAGGGTGTGTACAATCAAAGAAAGCACAAAGGATTAGTAGGCACAAGAGACCGCATGGCCCTCTTTTGAATACACTCAGACAGAGTTCCCGGAAAAAACAATGTGCTGCTTTTGCAGACATTGATTGAAGCCCGATGTATTCAAGAGGAGGAGCCGATTTGAAATGAGCTTTTTAGGCTTGTAGGAAAGTTTATCGATGTCTGTAAAACTTGATGCATAGGGCTGAGACGACAGGTCGTTGACCCGTGTGACGGCGTCCACAATGTCACCCATCAGCAGTTATCCACAAAATGTATATCGCCCACATATTCTAAATGAATCAGATATAAGAATGTATCTTAGCTATTATGAGATGTATTATAATTACAGTGAAGAgtttattacattataatctAAAGATCTGTGCTTTACACATTCTCTGAAACGGTTCATTAACCAGCTCACTGATATGCAATAAGtataaacaacacaaagacgCACATTAGAAATAAACAGtgaacacataaaaaaaaaacaccttctaCAATGAACGATGCAAGCGGGGAAATTGGAGGCCTTCTGGGGTCTCTCCACGGCCTCCGTTGTCTTCCTCCAAGAGGAATTGTGCAATACGACACTTTAAAACAGGGACCCTCGCCCAGCTGTCCATCTGCAAAGTCTCTCTGTGGCAAAGAGGGTGTTTATGAAAATGTGTGGTGAATGACACAGCTGACAATGCAattgaaaaacaagaaagaaaaaaacccccagaTATTGTGTTCCCTTTTCACAATTTGCTGTTCAATAAACTGACTGTCCTGAAAccgtctgctgcagtgtgtgctgTCGGTTATGCCTCGTCTTTTCTTTCTTACACGCTGCATCTGCAGTCGCCGTCTGCCGAAACAAAAGAGCACGCGGTGCCGTTTTCTTTGGTCCAAGTGGTTTTTTAGGGAGTGGCGTCCTGTCATCGTGGCTCCTCCGGCCGCATAGAGCCATGTTGTGGTGCCGCGGAGCCACCAGGTGTCAGCGTGGGGCTGTGGGAGAGCTGTGAGTCCTGCTCTGGTGGGAGTGGGGTGCAGTGGGAGCAGTGCTGTGTACTACAGGTGTATTCGGGCGCCGATTCCCCTCTGTGTCCATCTTCTTATTGCCTCCATGGCTTGTAGCTCGGGCCTCAGCGGCCTGTGTGGCTTCACTTGATCGACgcggtgtttctgtgtgtttacaaGTTGCACAATAGgaatataaaaatgtctttctttcttaGATTTTTCCCCCCGGATGTTTGAGGTCCTTAGATCCCACCTGAATGTGTCTCAGCCGAAGTGCGGTTTTGACAGGGCGTTATTCATCGTTAATCCCCCACTGTTTGCTACGCATTCAACATTACGGTCTTAGCCTTTTATGCCAGAATTCTATTTAGCAGCAATAATTAAATCTCAGTGCCTTCATAtaaactcacacaaacacacataatggATTTGCGCCGTCTTGCAATGAGTGCGTTCTTGCATGCAGCTCTTATTTCAACCAGAGTCGGATTTCGTATTGAATGTGTCCCTCTTTGAGAGACTCCTTTCATCATCTACTCCAGTGTTTACACACACTGGAGATCAGGCTCACTTTCCCCCAGTGACAAGACTTTGAAATGTAGAAATGTGCACCTGCCACTGCTCTTATCCTCACTCCAATCCTCCTTATGTGTCATAACTTCGGCTTCCGCCATTGAACTGGTCTTTCGCggaggagagaaggtggaggaaaacAAGGACCGAGTTGAGCTTGAGAGAAGGACGCAGGGAAGGGGGGTGCATCACGAGGTGGGGACAGTGAGGGGTCGTCGATGGAAGGAGCAGAGAGCCAGAGGAAAGGAGGGGAtggtgttgatgtgtgtgtgaatatacactcaccggccactttattaggtaccccatgctagtaacgggttggacccccttttgccttcagaactgcctcaattcttcgtggcatagattcaacaaggtgctggaagcattcctcagggagtttggtccatattgacatgatggcatcacacagttgccgcagatttgtcggctgcacatccatgatgcgaatctcccgttccaccacatcccaaagatgctctattggattgagatctggtgattgtggaggccatttgagtacagcgaactcattgtcatgttcaagaaaccagtctgagatgattccagctttatgacatggcgctttatcctgctgaaagtagccatcagaagttgggtacattgtggtcataaagggatggacatggtcagcaacaatactcaggtaggctgtggcgttgcaacgatgctcaattggtaccaaggggcccaaagagtgccaagaaaatattccccacaccatgacaccaccaccaccagcctgaaccgttgatacaaggcaggatggatccatgctttcatgttgtagacgccaaattctgaccctaccatccgaatgtcgcagcagaaatcgagactcatcagaccaggcaacgtttttccaatcttctattgtccaatttcgatgagcttgtgcaaattgtagcctcagtttcctgttcttagctgaaaggagtggcacccggtgtggtcttctgctgctgtagcccatctgcctcaaagttcgacgtactgtgcgttcagagatgctcttatgcccaccttggttgtaacgggtggttatttgagtcactgttgcccttctatcagctcgaaccagtctggccattctcctctgacctctggcatcaacaaggcatttccgcccacagaactgccgctcactggatgttttttctttttcggaccattctctgtaaaccctagagatggttgtgcgtgaaaatcccagtagattagcagtttctgaaatactcagaccagcccttctggcaccaacaatcatgccacgttcaaagtcactcaaatcacctttcttccccatactgatgctcggtttgaactgcaggagattgtcttgacaatgtctacatgcctaaatgcactgagttgccgccatgtgattggctgcttagaaattaagtgttaacgagcagttggacaggtgtacctaataaagtggccggtgagtgtatataggtCACTGAATCAATGGGAATCAGGTTTTTGAAGGGGAAACAAGGGGTTATTTATAGATACCAGTGGAGACGGATGCATCAGTGACAGGCACAATGATGCTGGGAGCACTGGAGGGAGAAAATCTGGGAACAGATTGTGGTCAAATTAGTCTGTAGAGAATTCTcctaaaaaaagggaaaagattcTCAATAGTGATCAAATAACACAGAGTGCAGCGCAAAACGAATATATAATCAAATGGAAATCACTGCAGAATGCTTTGAGCAAATGACCTTCCCGGCTCTATTGACAAAACGCAGGCAAACTCTTATTTGCGGGTGTTGCTCACAGCATTTGCATCTATAGTGCAGCTCAACTCATATCCTTTTGAAATGAACCGTAATCTGTGATATCAGAGAGCCTCGTGATGGAATTGAATATCGGTTCCATCCATTTTGCAACCGTGTAAGGAGAACCTTCGTGTTTGTCAGCGAGAGCGGGGCTGCTGAGaagtagggggaaaaaaacataacgGAGCGCATTGTGAAGATTTCATTTCGAGAGGCTATTGGTTGATGGGAACGCACTGTTATGTTTTCCATTTTAATATCAaagattaattacacaaatTCTGTATTAACTCTTCAGCCTACCAAGTGGCTAAGTGGTGATGCTTACATAGAtgatgctgttttattttacaagcTTCCATTTCTCCTTCTACCGGCTTCACAAGAAAGTGACACGAAATTCCGTCACAGATGAGAAATTTGCTGTGAGAACGAAAAAAGGAAAGTACTTGAAAAAATTGTTAAATTGCCTGAAGACTCAATTTTTCTAGGACTAAGTCAAGGTCGTGGACAAATTGTTCCTTCACCACGTAcagggctgtgtgtgtatgtgtgtgagtgtacatgAGTATGTGTCTTTTGCGAGACAGTCTGAGTACTGGGTGTTTAAATAATCTACATCTCATTTGGGGGGAGTTTTTTTGCAAAGCAGCCACATCACCTTTCATCAAATAAACTGGCCGAGGACGCACACAATTAGCCCTCAGCAGCTCTTAATCTCTGGCCTACGCCTAATAATGTGGTCAATAAACTCACAGGACAGTGTTGTGACTACGGGACCATCTGAGGCCCATTTATGTAAGTGGTAACGATATGGATATGCAGCATGATGGACGTGACGGAGCCAGATGGTCGTTATGCCGCTTCCTCTCCTCGTGAAGCGCGCTGATGTTGCTTTAATGACTAATTAGTGATCGTGTTTTAAGAGATATAGAAGCAGAACGTACCTTGGATACTGCACATAAGTACTTTTAAGGTACTTTCACTAATAAGGGAATTACCTATTTTATGCTTTATTATATTACATGTTTTACTCCACGGCATTAATTTGACGGCTACTTTAACGGCAAACCATTATTACAATTCTTGATTGGGgtgtggactttttttttttaaactaatctATTCATGGTTTAAGTTACATATTATCATGCAGAAGTAAAACAATTCCCCAGAGCCCATGCAAGGGGACATCttcaaatttatttttcatctaaCAAATTGAAGGAACTAGAACTATAGTCAGGTCTTTCTTGATAAATGACTAATTAATGATCAAAATAGTCAAATTAAGTTATACGAGGTATTAGCATTATAGTATAAGGTTGATGCATCAGTGATAATAAAACAGTAAGCTAGTATTGCAGTTtaattttgtgatttttttaagaTTCTGTTTTAGTACTTAAACAGATTGTTAAACGTTAAATCTGTTTTGTAACTGTTTGTAACTTCTTCCACCACTACTGAGATTCCCAATCAAGGCTCGTCTCATCACAGGCTGAGGAatctccttttattttgaaatgagtaCAAGGGTCTCAAGTCGAAGCGAAGCAAACAGACTTCTTAaaacagctgcaacaacaaacaaaaaaagagaagaaagaaaaagagtcaCTCGTGTTTTTGTCCTCTGAGCCACAGTGAACCGGTGCTTATTGGAGAGaagaaggcagagagagagagagagagagagagagagagagagagcgcgcgaggagggagggagagcagacacagagagggagggagacagtgagAGTCTCAGACGGGTTAGCCCACCTATCCActaggaggagaggagaaacaaaCAGCTACTACTACCGAGCACATCCTCGGAGTTCACGCCGGAGGAGGAGCGAGCGACCACCGAGACACACGCCGTCGCGTCCCTGCCCTCGGAGTGAATTAACAGCCATGTATCTGAACCGGGAAGAGGACACCAGCAAAGGTAAGAAGATCCTCCGAAGAACGTGCCCACTCTCCTCTCTGCCGACGGCATCCTGACAGTTTCAAGGTGTTTGCTTTGTGACCCGCTGTTTCTCCCCGAGGTGACTCCCCCGGCGAGAGGTGTCACACCCCCCCGGAATTGCCTtctttcctctccccctctTGTTCTCACCCCTTCTTCTCCTTTGACACGCGGGATGTCAGTCCCAAGTGTGGGTTGTCATTATGTAATATCAGTGCAGTTAATTGCCTCCTAGGAGGATGCCTAACAATAGCCCCCCCAAACCCCGGCCCCCCCTACATTTATTCCAATGCACCGTGTGAACCTGTTGTGGACGGAGCCACTTTTCTCCCAGGCATCCTTTCACCTGTCGCGGTCCCACGCTGTGGACACATTGACCACGCACGAGACAAGGTCAAAGCGCGTAAGCTGCCGCGAGGCACAGCGCGCGCGGGCTGCTCGCGGTGGAATGCAGCTCGTTACTTAACGGGGAGCGGTGCCGGTGCAGCAGAGAGAGGGCACCGAAACGAGCCATATTCGAGTCTGCTCTCCCACGtgggtgtttttaaaaaacatttttaggcATGATTTTTCTCGACCGCGAGTCCTTTTGCTGTTATTACGAGGCATGAATAACTcgctggggtgggggggtatgtTAATTACAAGCTAAATCTTCAGGTTATAGGGGGGGTGGATAACACCTGCTGCTACCGAGGACcggggagggaaagggaggagagggaggggaggagctatcccccccccccaccggtgaTGTAGATAATGTGATCTCCCCTCACACGGATGAgtccgagcagcagcagcagcatcttctgtgtgtgtgtgtgtgtgtgtgtgtgtgtgtgtgtgtgtcttcacagaAGAAGTTGCAACCATTGCCTCATGTCGAGGAGCTACCAGAGCTACTTACGTCCAGAAAAAGTTCCTGGGAACCAAATGGATTACTGTGTTCTTCAGTAATTAAATTGGTTGGGCTGctaattaaacaaaacattttttcagacAAATAAGTCCATCAACTAGCATTGACTTGCAATAGttctagttaaaaaaaaaagtataagcAATCACATGGATGTGATAAAACCTCAAAATgaccatattattattattattattattaagcaaGGAATCCTTGCAAAGGTTGGGTTGCACAGCAGTGTCAGCAGCTTGGTCCCTTCGCCTTCGTCATGACGACTATTAATGGGGCTACATTTGATATTCAAACCCCTGATATATCATAAAACCTCTTTATGCTCTGCCATGATATAACTTAAGGAGGTCACTCTTTGTAAGTGTCCCTTGCTTTGTTTACGTCAATGCTTTGTTAATCCGTATTTTCCTACGTTTCTCTGACAATGAATAACAATGTAGATATCCCGATACGGTAATACATGTTCACATTTTTGAGCCTCATCATTTTGTGAGCTtcagactttttattttaacgCTTTCACACGAAAACAAGTACAGCCTCTCTGAAGTGCTAGCGTGGCTAGCTCCTTTCTTGTTGAAGGTCACAGCTGGATGCTGAGGGGAAGGTTTTTGCGTATAACAGACTGCATGGCGTGGAACCTCGTGATGGAGGAGTTTATGGTTGTTTGTCGCAGGTGttcggcgaggggggggggggacatcaggAGTGTGAAGCACTGAGGTAATTAAAGGCAAGATGTTGCTCGGTGAACGTAACTGAAAACCTTTGTTAGACAACCGCTTAAGTCATTCGGATCTTCCCAGTGACAAATGGACTGCGGAGTCATGAGTAGGCGTGTTGGGGCTACTCCTTTAAGTGAATGGCTCAATACCTGATTGCGGCGCGTTTTAATTGATTTATGTCGGTGGGTGTTCCTCTCCGGCGGGTGCTTCCCTCACGCTGCGCCGCTGTGGCCTTTAAAATTCTCCCCGCGTCTCAAGGTGTAGTGGCAGCGAGATGGTGAAAGGTCTGCCAGGGATACATCGATTATGGCCTGAGAGGATTGaagagggggggcggtgggggggtcaGCACAAACAGGTTGATCATATGACGCCGACAATCACACAGACCACTGGCGACGGTCAAATGCACATCTGAAATAAGACTGGATGTGGGCTCCGATCAATAGCACACTTAAAAACAGGATGGTGTAGAAAGGAATACGCGGTGTAAGTGGCAACCTACTATTGTCTCTTCAGGGTGAAAGCTAAATGGCTCGTTATTTATACCCCCTGGGAAACATTCAACAACTATTTAGACACCTTCCTGATTGTTCAGAATGCAGCAGCGTGGGCTCCTGCCGGGTCTGATTGTAGGCCATTAGGAGACAACCTGGGGATGATCAGAACACCCAGTGCACATGCAGCCAATCTTCTGTTATCAGAGTGAAATTAGTATTCATAAAACGTATCTGATGCTTAGAAAGGGCAGTCTGTTTAAGAGTACAATAGCGCAGGCTATTATCCCTTTACTTTGTCTTTGGCCATAAagagaaattcattttttttgaagTTCAAATTTGAAAGAAGAAGATTTAGCAATACTTTATACAATAGTTATGCAAACATGTTTCATTTGTCAGTGATTTCATCATTGCGTCTGTGTGAGGCTCCGCACATGATAGTGTGTATCTCTCCTTTTTAACCATCACCAGCAGGTGTGAAAAATCTGTCAGGCAGGCGGCATCTTGTGAAATGCTCCACAGACTCACTTCTATTCCCACTTCAGAAAATGAGGGGCTTCTTTCCCACTGAAAGAGCGATGGTTTATAGCGTATTCTACTGATGACTGTTTTGATGAACTGACTGCAGTGGATTTGTTGGACAAG
It contains:
- the slc25a22a gene encoding mitochondrial glutamate carrier 1 — translated: MADKQISLPAKLLNGGIAGLIGVTCVFPIDLAKTRLQNQQNGSRLYTSLSDCLIKTIRSEGYFGMYRGAAVNLTLVTPEKAIKLAANDFFRQHLSKDGKLTLLKEMLAGCGAGTCQVIVTTPMEMLKIQLQDAGRIAAQRKLMPETVAAGSVEPKSPTAMQLTRQLFREKGIAGLYKGLGATLLRDVPFSVIYFPLFANLNNLGKRGAEGPAPFYVSFVSGCLAGSTAAVAVNPVDVIKTRLQSLNRGSTEDTYSGVTDCIRKILRNEGPSAFLKGAYCRALVIAPLFGIAQVVYFLGVGEYILGLTKKDH